The following are encoded in a window of Salinibacter ruber DSM 13855 genomic DNA:
- a CDS encoding sialidase family protein encodes MTPASARPIATLLCPALLGLLLVVASGCATSADAPGETEDTSPARQTAFRVRSDVGAGLNADRGWAGPINQPVALPVETPFRLRFEVETPRDVPFVERFRLQYRRNGGAWRPVLAADFPYAPSEVTPRVSVVSPSAYADRADAADLLDGSTASYAGGKGIALSGTGPALPDHGVQSEWEWPLVIRRYADGAVTNEPGDRFEFRLVDVKGRPLPAPATPEVTAFVPPRLLGGTYPETPGRLGPWEASDGSLYFLMEPAESYNKLMTVKSTDGGRTWREVDGAHRPVAGDLEGFASAVHDGTIHMLHQIDAGVLHHSFRTTDHPRTPDAWAVRDDTVATPGAPPVQVASVAARSDGSLVGVYGGPEHLHYSIRSPEGTWGDRKPISGGAGDARSGPQLVRGADDTVHLAYTRRDGTAWYRRIRPDGSLTSPQRVSSNLGTAVTDVGSVLPLVHLPETNTTVLLYRRAGGTLWARRADAEGRLSPPVQVTERAVAQSAADSDQVGADAVALGSSVHVLFIEAQTGYLYHTRSDERGSWAPATVQVDSVDAQWVRGQPVSNGTSSPTAYGYVYDAGSNGGSGMNWYDEVPVRRR; translated from the coding sequence ATGACGCCCGCTTCCGCCCGCCCCATTGCGACGCTTCTATGCCCCGCCCTGCTGGGCCTCCTCCTCGTGGTGGCGTCTGGCTGCGCGACCAGCGCCGATGCCCCCGGCGAGACGGAGGACACCTCGCCCGCCCGCCAGACCGCCTTCCGGGTGCGCTCGGACGTCGGCGCCGGCCTCAACGCCGATCGGGGATGGGCGGGGCCGATCAACCAGCCGGTCGCCCTGCCGGTCGAGACCCCGTTCCGTCTTCGATTTGAGGTGGAGACGCCCCGGGACGTGCCGTTCGTGGAGCGCTTTCGCCTGCAGTACCGCCGCAACGGCGGGGCGTGGCGCCCGGTGCTGGCCGCCGACTTTCCCTACGCCCCGTCGGAGGTCACCCCTCGGGTGAGCGTCGTCTCCCCCTCTGCCTACGCCGATCGCGCAGACGCCGCCGACCTGCTCGACGGCTCGACGGCGTCGTACGCGGGCGGAAAAGGCATTGCCCTCTCCGGCACGGGCCCCGCCCTCCCGGATCACGGGGTGCAGAGCGAGTGGGAGTGGCCGCTGGTGATCCGACGCTACGCGGACGGGGCCGTGACCAACGAGCCGGGCGATCGGTTTGAGTTCCGGCTGGTGGACGTGAAGGGGCGTCCGCTGCCCGCCCCCGCAACGCCCGAGGTGACGGCCTTCGTTCCCCCACGGCTCCTGGGCGGCACGTACCCCGAGACCCCGGGCCGCCTCGGGCCCTGGGAGGCCTCCGACGGCAGCCTGTACTTCCTCATGGAGCCGGCGGAGTCCTACAACAAGTTGATGACCGTGAAGTCGACCGACGGCGGGCGGACATGGCGAGAGGTGGACGGCGCCCATCGTCCCGTGGCGGGCGACCTGGAAGGATTTGCCTCGGCCGTCCACGACGGAACGATTCACATGCTCCACCAAATCGACGCGGGCGTGCTGCACCACTCCTTCCGAACCACGGACCACCCGCGCACTCCGGACGCGTGGGCCGTGCGGGACGACACGGTGGCCACGCCCGGCGCGCCCCCCGTGCAGGTCGCCTCGGTCGCCGCCCGGTCGGACGGCAGCCTCGTCGGGGTGTACGGGGGGCCGGAGCACCTTCACTACAGCATCCGCAGTCCTGAGGGAACGTGGGGCGATCGGAAACCGATCTCTGGCGGGGCGGGCGATGCCCGTTCGGGGCCGCAGCTGGTCCGCGGCGCGGACGACACGGTGCACCTCGCGTACACGCGCCGCGACGGGACGGCGTGGTACCGCCGCATTCGGCCCGACGGCAGCCTCACGTCCCCCCAGCGGGTCTCTTCCAACCTGGGGACGGCCGTAACGGACGTCGGCTCCGTCCTCCCGCTCGTGCACCTTCCGGAGACGAATACGACGGTCCTTCTCTACCGCCGGGCCGGCGGCACCCTGTGGGCGCGACGAGCAGACGCGGAGGGGCGACTCAGCCCGCCGGTGCAGGTCACCGAACGAGCGGTCGCCCAGAGCGCCGCCGACTCCGATCAGGTCGGGGCCGACGCCGTTGCCCTCGGATCGTCGGTCCACGTCCTGTTCATCGAAGCGCAAACCGGCTACCTCTACCACACCCGCAGCGACGAGCGCGGCTCCTGGGCGCCCGCCACGGTACAGGTCGACAGCGTCGATGCGCAGTGGGTTCGGGGGCAGCCGGTCTCGAACGGGACGTCGTCCCCGACGGCGTACGGGTACGTCTACGACGCAGGGTCAAACGGCGGGTCGGGGATGAACTGGTACGACGAGGTGCCCGTGCGCCGGCGGTAA
- a CDS encoding alpha/beta hydrolase family protein, with protein MRGVRLLAVIGLVLGGLVLSGRPAQAQYAQDSLAFDLEHVFDLEYAADPQISPSGDRVVYARTVMDKMDDRRASRLWAVNADGSGHRPITAPETNASQPRWSPSGDRVAYVASTEGDGAEVFVRWMDTGQTARITQLEESPSGLSWGPEGDRLAFSMFVPAEPEPFARMPSPPEGADWAERPDVIDQTYYRSDGGGYTERGHTQLFVVSASGGTPRQITTGPYDHGGAPTWTPDGETLLISANRHADRRLDPLNTEVYAVDVASGAVTALTTRQGPDGDVALSPDGSTIAYTGFDDREQGYQVTKLYVMDRDGTNARLLTEGFDRDVQNPTFTADGEHIVFRYVDEGSTKIGRVALDGGRRVVAEHVGGTSIGRPYTSGSFSLASNGRVAFTHATPQRPADVAVAQAGREAQVLTALNDDLFGQVDLGSVEQITYESSHDGRTIEGWIVTPPGFDASQEYPLVLEIHGGPFASYGPYFSAEVQLYAAAGYVVLYTNPRGSTSYGQDFGNAIHHDYPGHDYDDLMSGVDAVLERGYVDADRLYVTGGSGGGVLTSWIVGHTDRFRAAVAAKPVINWYSWALTADMYPYGVKYWFPGLPWNHEEHYMDRSPLSYVDNVTTPTMLLTGANDYRTPMSESEQFYQALKLREVETALVRVPGASHSIAARPSHLAAKAAHVLEWFRRHGGPTPEQ; from the coding sequence ATGCGTGGTGTGCGCCTTCTCGCAGTCATCGGCCTCGTGCTCGGCGGCCTCGTGCTGTCCGGCCGTCCCGCACAGGCCCAGTACGCCCAGGACTCCCTCGCCTTCGACCTGGAGCATGTCTTTGACCTAGAGTACGCGGCGGACCCGCAGATTTCGCCGAGCGGCGACCGGGTGGTGTATGCGCGCACCGTCATGGACAAGATGGACGACCGCCGTGCCTCTCGGCTCTGGGCCGTCAACGCGGACGGCTCGGGCCACCGTCCAATTACCGCCCCCGAGACAAACGCGTCGCAGCCGCGGTGGTCCCCCAGCGGCGATCGGGTCGCCTACGTGGCGTCGACGGAGGGCGACGGGGCCGAGGTCTTCGTGCGGTGGATGGACACCGGCCAGACCGCCCGGATCACGCAGCTTGAGGAGTCGCCGAGTGGGCTCTCGTGGGGGCCGGAGGGGGACCGGCTGGCCTTCTCCATGTTCGTCCCGGCGGAGCCGGAGCCCTTTGCCCGCATGCCCAGCCCGCCGGAGGGGGCCGACTGGGCCGAGCGGCCCGACGTCATCGACCAGACCTACTACCGCTCCGACGGCGGCGGGTACACCGAACGGGGCCATACGCAGCTCTTTGTCGTATCGGCGTCGGGCGGCACCCCGCGTCAGATCACAACCGGGCCCTACGACCACGGCGGCGCCCCCACCTGGACGCCCGACGGCGAGACGCTCTTGATCAGCGCCAACCGCCACGCGGACCGGCGCCTCGACCCGCTCAACACGGAGGTGTACGCCGTGGACGTGGCAAGCGGTGCGGTCACCGCCCTCACCACCCGGCAGGGCCCGGACGGCGACGTGGCCCTCTCCCCGGACGGCTCTACGATCGCCTACACCGGCTTCGACGACCGCGAGCAGGGCTACCAGGTGACCAAGCTGTACGTCATGGACCGCGACGGCACCAACGCCCGCCTCCTCACCGAGGGCTTCGACCGGGACGTCCAGAACCCGACGTTCACCGCCGATGGGGAGCACATCGTCTTCCGGTACGTGGACGAGGGGTCGACCAAGATCGGCCGCGTGGCGCTCGACGGGGGGCGGCGCGTCGTGGCGGAACACGTGGGCGGCACGTCCATCGGCCGCCCCTACACGAGCGGCTCTTTTAGCCTCGCGTCGAACGGCCGGGTGGCCTTCACGCACGCCACGCCCCAGCGCCCCGCCGACGTGGCGGTGGCCCAGGCCGGGCGCGAAGCACAGGTCCTCACCGCCCTGAATGACGATCTGTTTGGGCAGGTCGACCTTGGCTCCGTCGAGCAAATCACGTACGAATCCTCCCACGACGGCCGCACGATCGAGGGCTGGATCGTCACCCCGCCGGGCTTCGACGCGTCACAGGAGTACCCGCTCGTCCTCGAAATTCACGGCGGCCCCTTCGCCTCGTACGGCCCGTACTTCTCCGCGGAGGTGCAGCTCTACGCCGCCGCCGGCTACGTGGTGCTCTACACCAATCCCCGCGGCTCGACCAGCTACGGCCAGGACTTCGGCAACGCCATCCACCACGACTATCCCGGGCACGACTACGACGACCTGATGTCCGGCGTGGATGCCGTCCTGGAGCGCGGCTACGTCGACGCGGACCGGCTCTACGTGACGGGCGGAAGCGGGGGCGGGGTTCTGACGTCCTGGATCGTGGGCCACACCGATCGCTTCCGGGCCGCCGTCGCCGCCAAGCCGGTGATCAACTGGTACAGCTGGGCGCTGACGGCGGACATGTACCCCTACGGCGTCAAGTACTGGTTCCCCGGCCTGCCGTGGAACCACGAGGAGCACTACATGGACCGCTCGCCCCTCTCGTACGTCGACAACGTGACGACGCCCACCATGCTACTGACCGGCGCCAACGACTACCGCACGCCGATGTCGGAGTCGGAGCAGTTCTACCAGGCCCTGAAGCTCCGCGAGGTGGAAACGGCGCTCGTCCGCGTCCCGGGGGCCTCCCACAGCATCGCCGCCCGCCCGAGCCACCTGGCCGCGAAGGCCGCCCACGTGCTGGAGTGGTTTCGTCGCCACGGGGGCCCCACGCCTGAACAGTAA
- a CDS encoding fasciclin domain-containing protein: MPPVRTETLIRCVLRRPTAAVLAVALALGLTACGLDATDDSTPSPSASSRSPVADSTTIPRMLTTDDRFSTLRAALDSTGLDSLLATGGPFTLFAPPNGAFASASAGSVEDVLTGDRDRLRALLARHVVGGRVAVGGRPGPRSVVPMSGDTLSLHPAPDGVRIDGTPILDANIQAGNGRIHVVDAVLRAPGSDAP, from the coding sequence ATGCCCCCTGTACGAACGGAGACACTGATCCGATGCGTCCTTCGACGGCCAACGGCGGCCGTCCTGGCCGTCGCGCTTGCGCTGGGCCTCACGGCGTGTGGCCTGGACGCGACCGATGACTCGACGCCGTCGCCCTCCGCTTCCTCCCGTTCCCCGGTGGCCGACAGCACGACCATCCCCCGCATGCTGACGACCGACGATCGGTTTTCGACCCTGCGCGCCGCCCTCGATTCTACGGGCCTCGATTCCCTCCTGGCCACCGGGGGCCCCTTTACTCTTTTCGCTCCCCCGAACGGCGCGTTTGCGTCGGCCTCCGCCGGCTCCGTCGAGGATGTGCTGACAGGGGATCGGGACCGCCTTCGCGCCCTCCTTGCCCGCCACGTCGTGGGGGGCCGCGTTGCGGTGGGCGGACGGCCGGGGCCCCGCTCGGTGGTCCCGATGAGCGGCGACACGCTCTCGCTGCACCCGGCCCCCGACGGCGTCCGGATCGACGGGACCCCAATTCTCGACGCCAACATCCAGGCGGGGAATGGGCGCATTCACGTCGTCGACGCGGTGCTCCGGGCTCCCGGATCCGACGCGCCGTGA
- a CDS encoding DoxX family protein, which produces MKKYVYWGSTVLFALMMAGSGTMYFVSENMAAKFAQLGFPDYFRIELGIAKLLGAVALLTPLPRLGLSRAVLARTVKEWTYAGFTISIVSAMIAHTASGDPATALLLPGVAFVLVATSYTTYHQYYRTEAGAEETPTAPAT; this is translated from the coding sequence ATGAAGAAATACGTCTACTGGGGATCGACCGTCCTTTTCGCTCTCATGATGGCCGGCTCTGGCACAATGTACTTCGTGTCCGAGAACATGGCCGCCAAGTTCGCCCAGCTTGGCTTTCCGGACTACTTCCGAATCGAGCTCGGCATTGCGAAGCTTCTGGGGGCCGTGGCTCTCCTCACGCCCCTCCCCCGGTTGGGACTCTCCCGCGCGGTACTCGCCCGCACGGTCAAGGAGTGGACCTACGCCGGCTTCACGATCAGCATCGTCTCGGCGATGATCGCGCACACGGCATCGGGCGATCCGGCGACGGCACTCCTCCTCCCTGGGGTGGCGTTTGTGCTGGTGGCCACCTCCTACACGACGTACCATCAGTACTACCGGACGGAGGCCGGCGCAGAGGAGACACCCACAGCCCCCGCTACGTGA
- a CDS encoding sodium:calcium antiporter, producing the protein MDLVAWETLSFPVVSAAFGASAFLIAVVGTRMTRAADRLADETGLGEAIFGAVLLGSTTSIAGITTSVTAAVDGLPSLAISNAIGGIAAQTVFLAVADMAYRPANLEHAAASVENLLQGALLSTLLAIPLLGMAGPRLDLFGIHPASVLLVAGYLYGIHLVAEARSTPYWVARQTDKTRQDTGAEGRESAALSTLWLEFVALSLVVGAAGYVIAKTGGQVAARTGLSEGLVGGLFTAVSTSLPELVTSVAAVRRGALTLAVGGIIGGNSFDVLFVAFSDVGYQEGSIYHAMTEQQVFIIALTLLLTGILLMGLLRRERRGAFGIGFESFLALVLYFGAFGLLFV; encoded by the coding sequence ATGGACCTTGTTGCCTGGGAAACCCTCTCCTTTCCGGTCGTCTCTGCGGCATTCGGAGCCTCGGCCTTCCTCATCGCCGTCGTCGGAACGCGGATGACCCGGGCCGCCGACCGCCTCGCCGACGAAACCGGTCTCGGAGAGGCGATTTTCGGGGCCGTCTTGCTGGGCAGTACCACCTCCATTGCCGGCATCACGACGTCCGTGACGGCCGCGGTGGACGGGCTTCCGTCCCTGGCCATCAGCAACGCCATTGGCGGGATCGCCGCCCAGACCGTCTTCCTTGCGGTGGCGGACATGGCCTACCGGCCCGCGAATCTCGAACACGCCGCCGCCTCTGTCGAGAACCTCCTGCAGGGCGCCCTGCTGTCGACCCTCCTGGCGATTCCCCTGCTCGGAATGGCCGGGCCGCGCCTCGACCTGTTCGGGATCCACCCTGCCTCCGTGCTGCTGGTTGCGGGCTACCTCTATGGCATTCACCTCGTGGCCGAGGCCCGGTCGACCCCGTACTGGGTGGCGCGCCAAACCGACAAGACCCGCCAGGACACCGGAGCGGAGGGCCGCGAGTCGGCCGCCCTCTCGACGCTCTGGTTAGAGTTCGTGGCTCTGTCCCTCGTGGTCGGCGCCGCGGGATACGTGATCGCCAAGACGGGCGGGCAGGTGGCCGCCCGGACGGGCCTCTCCGAAGGGCTCGTCGGCGGGCTCTTTACGGCCGTGTCCACCTCGCTCCCGGAGCTGGTCACGTCGGTGGCGGCGGTGCGGCGTGGGGCGCTGACCCTCGCCGTCGGGGGCATCATTGGCGGCAACAGCTTCGATGTCCTGTTCGTGGCCTTTTCGGATGTTGGCTACCAGGAGGGCTCGATCTACCACGCCATGACCGAGCAGCAGGTGTTCATCATTGCCCTCACGCTGCTTTTGACCGGCATCTTGTTGATGGGCCTCCTGCGCCGCGAGCGACGGGGGGCATTCGGAATCGGGTTCGAGAGCTTCCTGGCGCTGGTGCTCTACTTCGGCGCGTTCGGGCTTTTGTTCGTGTGA
- a CDS encoding cryptochrome/photolyase family protein, with amino-acid sequence MRTLILVLRDQLDRDATVLHEADPGRDAVAMTEADVHRDRYAEHKQRLALGFAAMRHYRADLRDDGWTVHYQPADAPAGAEDAPAFLRQQLAEHQPERVAMTEPGRHALLETIEGVCEEMGVPLRVHADDHFLATHDTFEQWADGRKELTLEYFYRERRREYDVLVTDDGDPVGGDWNFDDDNQESFGADGPGMVPEGPAFERDAMTEDVLDLVRTQFADAPGALDAFRWPVTPAQARAALADFVEHRLPNFGTYQDAMWTGRAFLYHSRLSCALNLKLLDPMTAVRAAEEAYHDDHAPLNAVEGFVRQILGWREFVRGVYWLHAPEYVDRNALEATEDLPEFYWTGDTDMRCLSECTGQVREHAYAHHIPRLMVMGLFGLLYGVDPQQMNEWHESMYIDAWEWVSTPNMVGMALYADGGTVGTKPYTASGKYINRMSNYCSHCRYDPDEAVGDEACPFTSLYWNFLDRHQETFSGNRRMNFQLANVRRKSDAELQDIAERVEEVRALTEAGEI; translated from the coding sequence ATGCGTACCCTGATTCTCGTCCTCCGGGACCAACTTGACCGCGACGCCACCGTCCTGCACGAGGCCGACCCCGGCCGCGACGCCGTGGCGATGACGGAGGCGGACGTGCACCGGGACCGATACGCGGAGCACAAGCAGCGCCTCGCCCTCGGCTTCGCGGCGATGCGCCACTACCGGGCGGACCTGCGCGACGACGGCTGGACCGTCCACTACCAGCCGGCCGACGCCCCGGCCGGGGCCGAGGACGCCCCCGCCTTCCTGCGGCAACAGCTCGCCGAGCATCAGCCCGAGCGCGTCGCCATGACCGAGCCGGGACGTCATGCGCTTCTGGAGACGATCGAAGGGGTGTGCGAGGAGATGGGCGTCCCGCTCCGCGTCCACGCCGACGACCACTTTCTGGCCACCCACGACACCTTCGAGCAGTGGGCCGATGGGCGCAAGGAGCTAACACTGGAGTACTTCTACCGCGAGCGGCGCCGCGAGTACGACGTCCTCGTCACCGACGACGGCGACCCTGTGGGGGGCGACTGGAATTTCGACGACGACAACCAGGAGAGCTTTGGGGCGGACGGGCCGGGCATGGTGCCGGAGGGCCCCGCGTTCGAGCGCGACGCCATGACCGAAGATGTGCTCGACCTGGTGCGCACCCAGTTTGCCGACGCGCCGGGGGCGCTCGACGCGTTTCGATGGCCGGTGACGCCCGCCCAGGCCCGGGCCGCCCTCGCGGACTTCGTGGAGCACCGGCTGCCGAACTTCGGCACGTACCAGGACGCGATGTGGACGGGCCGGGCCTTTCTCTACCACTCGCGCCTCTCGTGTGCGCTGAACCTGAAGCTGCTCGACCCCATGACCGCGGTGCGGGCCGCCGAGGAGGCGTACCACGACGACCATGCCCCCCTCAACGCCGTGGAGGGGTTCGTGCGCCAGATTCTCGGCTGGCGCGAGTTCGTGCGGGGCGTGTACTGGCTGCACGCCCCCGAGTACGTGGACCGCAACGCGCTGGAGGCAACCGAAGACCTTCCGGAGTTCTACTGGACCGGCGACACGGACATGCGGTGCCTGAGCGAGTGCACGGGACAGGTCCGGGAGCACGCGTACGCCCACCACATCCCACGCCTCATGGTGATGGGGCTCTTCGGGCTGCTCTACGGCGTCGACCCGCAGCAGATGAACGAGTGGCACGAGTCGATGTACATCGACGCCTGGGAGTGGGTCTCCACCCCCAACATGGTCGGGATGGCCCTGTACGCCGACGGGGGCACCGTGGGCACCAAGCCGTACACGGCCTCCGGGAAGTACATCAACCGGATGAGCAACTACTGCTCGCACTGCCGCTACGACCCGGACGAGGCCGTCGGGGACGAGGCCTGTCCCTTCACCTCGCTCTACTGGAACTTCCTAGACCGGCATCAGGAGACCTTCTCGGGCAACCGGCGCATGAACTTTCAACTCGCCAACGTCCGGCGAAAGTCCGACGCGGAGCTGCAGGACATTGCCGAGCGGGTGGAGGAGGTGCGGGCCCTCACCGAGGCGGGCGAAATTTAA
- a CDS encoding fibronectin type III domain-containing protein, protein MQRFDASLLVCVLLLLPLGLLATACSTPSSGSAAEGADTTQPTSAEPPQLPSTPPGPYPDRVVLSHAADPSSSLSVTWRTDSTVTGAKAQVALATGGPSFYTQARTVEAETQDLHAHKVTGEHVSANYHSVTFEGLMADTLYAYRVGDGERWSEWFHARTASQQPEPFSFVYVGDAQNNVRSHWSRLIRQAYTDAPEIDFLLHAGDLVDNAHRNVEWGHWNAAGGFIQSMVPNIAVPGNHEYAGYRSWRARDTFQVEVEANGQEMTGTILEPDGNPEPLEATNSGAVPSSSRSPTGDWDYNVDNGEYVGTLQIESDGSGYGATLVSEDGRARPLQDVSVDGNTLTGHFLMEVEKESPEQLSVHWHPQFAFPENGPEGMEETVYHLDYQGMRVVGLNSEAAKMDEEVLRTQTEWLRSTLREAEQDPGIRWTVVTFHHPMFSSGEGRSNADLRAAWRPILDEYNVDLVLQGHDHTYARGQTKNLKQGVSARSPEGGTVYVNSVSGAKMYEIKPNRWEDFDGVEMERGGENTQLYQVVRVGADTIQFRAYTATGAPYDAFDLVRPGDGGPSRMIERPPAHRPERTHENTLDYTRP, encoded by the coding sequence ATGCAACGATTCGACGCGTCCCTTCTCGTCTGCGTACTACTCCTGTTGCCGCTGGGCCTGCTGGCGACCGCCTGCTCGACGCCCTCGTCGGGCTCGGCGGCGGAGGGCGCGGACACGACCCAGCCTACGTCGGCAGAGCCGCCCCAGCTGCCCTCGACCCCGCCCGGGCCCTACCCCGACCGCGTCGTGCTGAGCCACGCGGCGGATCCGTCCTCGTCGCTGAGCGTCACCTGGCGCACCGACAGCACCGTCACGGGCGCGAAGGCCCAGGTCGCCCTGGCCACGGGCGGGCCCTCCTTCTACACCCAAGCCCGTACCGTCGAGGCGGAAACGCAGGACCTCCACGCCCACAAGGTGACCGGCGAACACGTAAGCGCCAACTACCACTCCGTCACCTTCGAGGGCCTCATGGCCGACACCCTCTACGCCTACCGCGTCGGCGATGGCGAGCGATGGAGCGAGTGGTTTCACGCCCGCACCGCCAGCCAGCAGCCGGAGCCCTTTTCCTTCGTCTACGTCGGAGATGCACAAAACAACGTGCGCTCCCACTGGTCTCGGCTCATCCGGCAGGCCTACACCGACGCGCCCGAGATCGACTTTCTGCTCCACGCCGGCGACCTGGTCGACAATGCTCACCGGAACGTCGAGTGGGGCCACTGGAACGCGGCGGGGGGATTTATCCAGAGCATGGTCCCGAACATCGCGGTGCCCGGCAACCACGAGTACGCGGGCTACCGCAGCTGGCGGGCGCGCGATACCTTTCAGGTTGAGGTGGAGGCCAACGGCCAGGAGATGACCGGCACCATCTTGGAGCCGGACGGCAACCCGGAGCCCTTGGAGGCCACCAACAGTGGGGCCGTGCCGTCGAGCAGCCGCTCTCCGACCGGCGACTGGGACTACAACGTCGACAACGGGGAGTACGTGGGCACGCTCCAGATCGAGAGCGACGGGTCCGGCTATGGGGCCACGCTCGTCAGCGAGGATGGCCGGGCGCGTCCCCTTCAGGACGTATCCGTCGACGGAAACACGTTGACCGGCCACTTCCTGATGGAGGTCGAGAAGGAAAGCCCGGAGCAGCTCTCGGTCCACTGGCATCCCCAGTTCGCCTTCCCCGAAAACGGGCCGGAGGGCATGGAGGAGACGGTATACCACCTCGACTACCAGGGCATGCGCGTCGTCGGCCTCAACTCGGAGGCGGCCAAGATGGATGAGGAGGTGCTGCGCACCCAGACCGAGTGGCTGCGGTCGACGCTCCGAGAGGCGGAGCAGGATCCGGGCATCCGTTGGACGGTCGTCACCTTCCACCACCCGATGTTCTCCTCCGGCGAGGGCCGCAGCAACGCGGACCTCCGCGCGGCGTGGCGACCGATTCTCGACGAGTACAACGTGGATCTCGTCCTGCAGGGCCACGACCACACCTACGCCCGCGGCCAGACGAAGAACCTGAAGCAGGGCGTGAGCGCCCGGTCCCCGGAGGGCGGCACCGTGTACGTCAACTCCGTCAGCGGCGCGAAGATGTACGAGATCAAGCCCAACCGGTGGGAGGATTTCGACGGCGTCGAGATGGAGCGCGGCGGGGAAAACACGCAGCTCTATCAGGTGGTGCGCGTTGGGGCGGACACGATCCAGTTCCGTGCCTACACGGCCACCGGCGCGCCCTACGACGCCTTTGACCTCGTGCGGCCCGGCGACGGCGGGCCCAGCCGCATGATCGAGCGGCCGCCGGCCCACCGGCCGGAGCGCACCCACGAGAACACCCTCGACTACACGCGGCCGTAG
- a CDS encoding SDR family NAD(P)-dependent oxidoreductase encodes MASDSPVYLLLGATGGIGSEVAHRLADDGAQLVLGARSEDDLDDLAAATGGDAMPLDATEFEQVQAAVSHATDTYGGLDGVVNFVGSVLLKPAHLTSIDEYRTQIEKNLDTAFNTVKAAGRPMMRSGGSIVLMASAVSRTGLKNHEAIAAAKGGVTGLMRAAAATYSGRGIRVNAVAPGLIGGGENFASQMSEQILSSEAGRKQSEKMHALGRVGTPEDVAPAVTWLLDPETDWVTGQVIGVDGGLGTVRPG; translated from the coding sequence ATGGCTTCTGATTCTCCCGTCTATCTCCTTCTCGGCGCCACCGGCGGCATCGGGTCCGAGGTGGCCCATCGGCTCGCCGACGACGGCGCACAGCTCGTCCTCGGGGCCCGCTCGGAAGACGACCTGGACGACCTGGCGGCCGCCACCGGCGGCGACGCGATGCCCCTCGACGCCACCGAGTTTGAGCAGGTGCAGGCCGCCGTGTCGCACGCCACCGACACGTACGGGGGCCTCGACGGGGTGGTCAACTTCGTCGGCTCGGTCCTCCTCAAGCCCGCCCACCTTACCAGCATCGACGAGTACCGGACGCAGATTGAGAAGAACCTCGACACGGCCTTCAACACCGTGAAGGCGGCCGGCCGTCCCATGATGCGCAGCGGCGGGTCCATCGTGCTCATGGCGTCGGCCGTTTCGCGCACCGGGCTCAAGAACCACGAGGCGATCGCCGCGGCGAAGGGCGGCGTCACGGGCCTCATGCGGGCCGCTGCCGCCACCTACTCCGGCCGCGGCATCCGCGTGAACGCCGTGGCCCCCGGCCTCATCGGCGGCGGTGAGAATTTCGCGAGCCAGATGTCGGAGCAGATCCTCAGCTCCGAGGCGGGCCGGAAGCAGTCCGAGAAGATGCACGCCCTCGGCCGCGTGGGCACGCCCGAGGACGTGGCCCCGGCGGTCACGTGGCTCCTCGATCCCGAAACCGACTGGGTCACCGGGCAGGTCATCGGCGTGGACGGTGGACTCGGCACCGTGCGGCCCGGATAG